A stretch of Babesia bigemina genome assembly Bbig001, chromosome : V DNA encodes these proteins:
- a CDS encoding nucleosome assembly protein 1, putative has product MTEDSALIERIKNVSLDGPMGKLNESQRQTVEKLQRLQKSRDELDVAYNKELNELRAKYDLLFQPIYEEREKVLTAPSGNEKGTPALPKFWLTAMKNNNTLRSIIEFRDEAVLAYLSDVKAEFLEPLKQESFRISMTFDENPYFSNKVLTKQYTMKVIDGEVEALLQGTEATEINWYPDKDVTRQTVTKIQRHKRTKETRTKTEVEDQPSFFRFFTTQEVPTNEALSRMTKQEIAELEMYVEEDYDIGIVIRDKLIPEAIYWYLGVAEDDDMDEDDDDDEDAESYGNSDSNFSESN; this is encoded by the exons ATGACGGAGGATTCGGCGTTGATTGAACGCATCAAAAATGTCTCGTTGG ACGGCCCGATGGGCAAGCTGAACGAATCGCAGCGCCAGACTGTGGAGAAGCtccagcgccttcag AAATCCCGCGATGAGTTGGACGTGGCCTACAACAAGGAGCTGAACGAGTTGCGCGCGAAGTACGACCTTTTGTTCCAGCCCATTTACGAGGAGCGCGAGAAGGTCCTGACCGCCCCCAGCGGCAACGAGAAGGGCACCCCGGCACTTCCGAAATTCTGGCTGACTGCGATGAAGAACAACAACACTCTGCGCTCGATCATCGAGTTCAGGGATGAGGCGGTGCTGGCGTATTTGTCTGACGTGAAGGCCGAGTTCCTGGAGCCGCTCAAGCAGGAGTCGTTCCGCATCAGCATGACGTTCGATGAGAACCCGTACTTCTCcaacaaggtgctgaccaagcagtaCACCATGAAGGTGATCGACGGCGAGGTGGAGGCCCTCCTCCAGGGCACCGAGGCCACTGAGATCAACTGGTACCCCGACAAGGACGTGACCCGTCAgaccgtgaccaagatccAGAGGCACAAGCGCACTAAGGAGACCCGCACTAAAACCGAGGTCGAGGACCAGCCCAGCTTCTTCCGCTTCTTCACCACGCAGGAGGTGCCCACCAATGAGGCCCTTTCGCGTATGACCAAGCAGGAGATCGCAGAACTGGAGATGTACGTGGAGGAGGACTACGACATCGGTATTGTCATTAGG GACAAGCTGATCCCGGAGGCCATCTACTGGTACCTCGGCGTCGCAGAggacgatgacatggatgaagatgacgacgacgatgaagaCGCCGAGAGCTATGGCAACTCCGATTCCAATTTCTCCGAATCCAATTGA
- a CDS encoding -Transmembrane and coiled-coil domain-containing protein 4 yields MRGSSSRDNFSQGTTTFSKRMERMIAQGEVGLQPLESEQSIALSKTLQLLIGTSDAEPQREAVDAEFLNNTRITYSKQIIQELSERRYKERLQGVSAANSVQYIPFRVGFLGELHESFRTSILSLLVALVVDYIAKSRYSDQDYLIKWGSVILKRIGKLLKLSDMMLDAIMKPVTQYTTLQELNVDIGAVAKKQQHIDDIHKQLEQMQPELDREFKKSVEDAKNYLNSPLMSSRSSRRTEKGLLGTISKKINRVLSRAMETSSHSSNRTHSESNEVDQADVVVDESEDDSNHVGAEELIEDDDSEIQTDFSLNDELLLDSVPGCAVLLRSLVTGYIMSGYNDSRVQLLFQEFSAALGMSTHTVLALENHIAADIVSAIHATANSGTTKKVTRNIKIAAMAAGGGALIAVSAGMATPAVAAGLAVLGIGGGGVSGLWANTEEAELLASVFGVGSNGLAKWKSKKDDVTFHHINEQSGRSLSVCIGVCGSLAPEVDMLALWEDAVRAPLCDFYAMQWETTLLKSLGNMFSVMEEQPFAQSASLLWQKETEGEYLACGIQWPLPLIHFAEPLDNTWTLAMQRARHYGATLAQAIMDRNAVGERPISLVGYSVGAEVIVHALLKLKEKQRLNLVKDVVLMGLPSTAGPEEWLQCRSVVAGRFINVYSRHDWLLGYLYRDLDAGFPVAGLRPVESEVENYDATEFIKGHHEYMCKISEILTLVHVDL; encoded by the exons ATGAGGGGTAGCAGTAGCCGGGATAATTTCTCCCAGGGAACCACTACCTTCTCCAAGCGCATGGAACGCATGATTGCGCAGGGAGAGGTCGGATTGCAGCCCCTCGAAAGCGAGCAGAGCATCGCACTCTCGAAGActctgcagctgcttaTAGGCACTTCGGACGCTGAACCGCAAAGGGAAGCCGTGGATGCGGAATTTCTCAATAACACGCGAATCACATACTCCAAGCAAATCATACAGGAGCTCTCAGAGCG GCGATACAAGGAGAGGTTGCAGGGAGTGTCCGCGGCCAACTCAGTGCAGTACATCCCGTTCAGGGTGGGCTTCCTAGGCGAGCTGCACGAGAGCTTCAGGACGTCGATACTCTCCTTGCTGGTCGCGCTGGTCGTCGACTACATCGCAAAAAGCAGGTACTCAGATCAGGACTATCTCATCAAATGGGGGAGCGTCATACTCAAGCGCATCGGCAAGCTGCTCAA GCTCTCCGACATGATGCTGGACGCCATCATGAAGCCCGTCACCCAGTACACCACCCTACAGGAACTCAATGTGGACATTGGCGCGGTGGCCAAGAAGCAACAACACATCGATGACATCCACAAGCAGCTGGAGCAAATGCAGCCGGAGCTGGACCGCGAATTCAAGAAGAGCGTGGAGGACGCGAAAAACTACCTCAACAGCCCGCTGATGAGCAGTCGCTCCAGCAGGCGAACGGAAAAGGGCCTGCTGGGGACCATCTCGAAAAAAATCAACCGGGTGCTGTCGCGGGCCATGGAGACAAGCTCGCACTCGAGCAATAGGACTCACAGCGAGTCGAACGAAGTAGACCAGGCCGATGTCGTTGTCGACGAGTCCGAAGATGACTCGAACCACGTCGGAGCGGaggagttgattgaggatgACGATTCCGAAATTCAAACTGACTTCAGCCTGAACGATgaactgctgctggactcAGTTCCCGGCTGCGCGGTGCTGCTCCGCAGCCTGGTGACGGGGTACATCATGAGCGGGTACAACGACTCACGGGTGCAGCTGCTCTTCCAGGAGTTCTCGGCCGCCCTGGGCATGAGCACCCACACGGTGCTGGCGCTCGAGAACCACATCGCAGCCGATATCGTGAGCGCCATACACGCAACGGCGAACTCGGGCACCACGAAGAAGGTCACGAGGAACATTAAAATAGCAGCCATGGCGGCAGGTGGAGGCGCGCTCATCGCAGTCAGCGCGGGGATGGCGACACCAGCCGTCGCCGCCGGTCTCGCCGTGCTCGGCATTGGTGGGGGCGGCGTATCCGGGCTCTGGGCTAACACAGAGGAAGCTGAATTGCTGGCGTCTGTGTTCGGGGTGGGGTCGAACGGACTGGCGAAGTGGAAATCCAAAAAGGATGACGTCACGTTCCACCACATCAACGAACAGTCGGGGAGGTCACTCTCAGTCTGCATCGGGGTCTGCGGCAGCCTGGCGCCAGAGGTGGATATGCTGGCACTCTGGGAGGACGCTGTGCGGGCCCCGCTCTGTGACTTCTACGCCATGCAGTGGGAGACCACGCTGCTCAAGTCGTTGGGGAACATGTTCAGCGTGATGGAAGAGCAGCCGTTTGCCCAGAGTGCGTCCCTGCTCTGGCAAAAAGAAACGGAGGGCGAATACCTCGCGTGCGGCATACAGTGGCCGCTGCCGCTCATCCACTTCGCGGAGCCCCTGGACAACACGTGGACgttggcgatgcagagGGCGAGGCACTACGGAGCGACGCTTGCCCAGGCGATCATGGACAGGAACGCGGTCGGAGAGAGGCCGATTTCCCTCGTGGGGTACAGCGTCGGTGCGGAGGTGATTGTGCACGCGCTGCTGAAACTCAAGGAGAAACAAAGGCTCAACCTGGTCAAGGACGTTGTGCTCATGGGGCTCCCGTCAACGGCGGGGCCGGAAGAGTGGCTGCAGTGCCGGAGTGTCGTCGCGGGCAGGTTCATCAACGTATACTCGAGGCATGACTGGCTCTTGGGGTACCTCTACCGCGACCTCGACGCCGGGTTCCCCGTCGCCGGGCTCAGACCAGTAGAATCTGAGGTGGAGAACTACGATGCCACAGAGTTCATCAAGGGCCACCACGAATACATGTGCAAAATATCCGAGATACTCACGCTCGTGCATGTGGACTTGTGA
- a CDS encoding -Transmembrane and coiled-coil domains protein 1: MEAVEHVPFEKRDLILVALFSIFCGILKECAAYYFVYRRADYQKKFAEVCDRYEDYHRTYVMFEPQTAHHNCFRAVSLRLLEATRDLRNLQTFYTFITSVIFMILMLMVMSYFEGCVVAKLPFEPVWPLSLFTLGDTMTTDVTNCSATCIYTMLSMAVKDGIQTLLGYRSPMTTFSEMSVKSGAEQSESK; encoded by the exons ATGGAGGCCGTCGAGCACGTTCCTTTTGAGAAACGTGACCTAATTCTTGTCGCCCTGTTTTCCATCTTTTGCGGCATTTTGAAGGAGTGTGCAGCGTACTATTTCGTATACCGCCGGGCGGACTACCAGAAGAAGTTCGCCGAGGTCTGCGACCGTTATGAGGACTACCACAGGACTTACGTGATGT TTGAGCCGCAGACAGCGCATCACAATTGCTTCCGTGCGGTCTCTCTCCGCCTTCTCGAAGCAACGAG GGACCTGCGCAACCTCCAGACGTTTTACACCTTCATCACCAGCGTGATCTTCATGATTCTGATGTTGATGGTGATGAGCTATTTCGAGGGCTGCGTGGTTGCCAAGCTTCCCTTCGAGCCGGTGTGGCCGCTCTCCCTGTTCACGCTGGGCGACACCATGACCACCGACGTCACCAACTGCTCGGCGACGTGCATCTACACGATGCTCTCCATGGCTGTGAAGGACGGGATCCAGACTCTGTTGGG CTACCGCTCTCCGATGACCACCTTCTCCGAGATGAGCGTGAAATCGGGCGCCGAGCAGTCCGAGTCGAAGTAG
- a CDS encoding -Transcription factor TFIIIB component B: MDRSGKSGLALAGALLPGGVEDGSSVDFGHETVWQRVQRLGRNQDPFERPVAAEPTQSASNVDLSFFGADVQALLGARHHVAETAFNKRGQYASAYKQTKRLKWSPEDTERFYDAVRNFGSDLLMVRSLLPEFTDKQIYDKFKLEEKRNGDKLNEALNTPTKISLEQFERRNGKIDRSRHYDPSKDPVLLQKRSQKTNQLALRVQVEDDEPRALPDSSEGAPGPVHDLDADTDAPGCNIVELFM, from the coding sequence ATGGACCGGTCCGGCAAAAGCGGTCTCGCGTTGGCCGGCGCGCTCTTGccgggcggtgtagaggaTGGTTCTTCGGTTGATTTCGGCCACGAAACCGTGTGGCAACGCGTTCAACGGCTAGGGCGTAACCAGGATCCGTTTGAACGGCCCGTGGCTGCCGAACCTACGCAGTCAGCCAGCAATGTGGATTTAAGTTTCTTCGGCGCCGACGTCCAAGCGCTGCTAGGCGCCCGCCACCACGTGGCCGAGACTGCGTTTAACAAGCGCGGCCAGTACGCCAGCGCGTACAAGCAAACCAAGAGGCTGAAGTGGTCCCCTGAGGACACTGAACGCTTCTACGATGCGGTCCGCAACTTCGGCTCCGACCTGCTCATGGTGCGGTCGCTTCTTCCGGAGTTCACCGACAAGCAGATTTACGACAAGTTTAAGTTGGAGGAGAAGCGCAACGGCGATAAGCTGAACGAGGCGCTGAACACGCCCACCAAGATCTCGTTGGAGCAGTTCGAGAGACGCAACGGCAAGATCGATCGCAGTCGTCACTACGACCCGAGCAAGGACcccgtgctgctgcagaagcGCAGCCAGAAGACGAACCAGCTGGCGCTGCGCGTGCAGGtcgaggacgacgagccGCGGGCGCTTCCGGACTCCTCCGAAGGCGCGCCCGGGCCCGTTCACGATTTGGATGCGGACACAGACGCGCCTGGATGCAACATTGTGGAGTTGTTCATGTGA
- a CDS encoding proliferating cell nuclear antigen 1, putative: MLELKLNHAVVLRRIFDCIRDIISDGNVDFDATGMSLQALDGNHVALIHLKLHESGFSRYRCDRPRALGINLNSVTKAFKSCSNHDSVLIQSEEEKDIISFIFENNVDERVMSFSLKLMSIEQDALSIPENMEGYDAEITLGSKEFANICKQMNEFSDTIKVDVSVNSVSFATRGDLGYGEIVLKNRPPTNEADCGVSVKVRRPIKQGYATKYLLMFSKSSCLSDVVTLGLCQNRPIEVRYDVKDIVGDNDSPHAQVLGELRFYLAPKCDDAMEEM; this comes from the exons ATGTTGGAGTTGAAGCTCAATCACGCCGTTGTGCTCCGGCGCATTTTCGACTGCATCCGTGACATCATCAGCGATGGAAACGTCGACTTTGACGCCACGGGCATGTCGCTCCAGGCCCTCGACGGCAACCACGTAGCGCTCATCCACCTCAAGCTGCACGAAA GTGGCTTCAGCCGGTACCGCTGTGACAGACCGCGGGCGCTGGGCATCAACCTCAACTCCGTAACCAAGGCCTTCAAGTCCTGCAGCAACCACGATTCGGTGCTGATACAGAGTGAGGAAGAGAAGGACATCATATCCTTCATCTTCGAGAACAATG TCGACGAACGTGTCATGAGCTTCTCCCTGAAGCTCATGTccatcgagcaggatgcCCTCAGCATCCCGGAGAATATGGAAGGCTACGATGCGGAGATCACGCTGGGATCCAAGGAATTCGCAAACATCTGCAAGCAGATGAACGAGTTCTCAGACACCATCAAAGTCGACGTGTCAGTCAACTCCGTCTCCTTCGCCACACGTGGCGACCTCGGGTACGGAGAGATCGTGCTCAAAAACCGCCCTCCAACCAACGAAGCCGACTGCGGAGTGAGCGTCAAGGTCAGGCGCCCAATTAAACAGGGCTACGCGACCAAGTACCTGCTCATGTTCTCTAAG AGCTCCTGCCTTAGTGACGTGGTTACGCTGGGGCTGTGCCAGAACCGGCCTATTGAAGTCAGGTACGACGTCAAGGACATCGTGGGAGACAACGACTCGCCGCACGCGCAGGTGCTCGGTGAACTGAGGTTCTACCTGGCAcccaaatgtgacgatgccATGGAAGAAATGTGA
- a CDS encoding RuvB-like 2 DNA helicase, putative, with translation MTHTIEVSDLVKIERVGIHSHIRGLGVDENLNVQYHADGLVGQVQARRAAALVVKMMKSGVIGGRGILLAGQPGSGKTAIAIAISKALGEDTPFTHLSASEVYSMEISKTECLLQAFRRSVGIRVSEETEVIEGEVSEIEIDRFANRQVDPSSFSSAPVTVGKMTIKTTDMETLYDIGHKLIEVMRRENITAGDVIQIDKSSGTVRKLGRTFSRSRDYDAVGPNVKYVPCPSGELQKRQTVTHTVTLHDIDVINSRSQGFMALFAGDTGEIDSEVRSQIDAKMREWQEDNRATVIPGVLFIDEAHMLDLECFTFLSRQLESETCPFVILATNRGITHVRGTNYKSPHGIPLDLLDRLLIIPTFPFQPEDTEKIISERSVEEDVELDDESLQLLCKIATETSLRYALQLITAADLIRSRRRGASVTSSDIRRAFGLFVDTRRSIKYLIEYRNDFMFSEMQDSVADDQAETPSEMQVDKESDDDAS, from the exons ATGACACACACGATAGAGGTGTCTGACTTGGTCAAGATTGAGCGTGTGGGAATCCACTCGCACATTCGCGGCCTGGGCGTGGACGAGAACCTGAACGTGCAGTACCACGCCGATGGCCTGGTCGGCCAGGTCCAGGCGCGCCGCGCTGCAG CGCTGGtggtgaagatgatgaagagcGGGGTGATCGGCGGGAGGGGCATTCTGCTGGCCGGCCAGCCCGGTAGCGGCAAGACCGCCATCGCGATCGCAATATCCAAGGCTCTGGGGGAG GACACTCCCTTCACCCACCTGAGCGCCTCCGAGGTGTACTCTATGGAGATCAGCAAGACGGAGTGCCTGCTGCAGGCGTTCCGGCGTTCCGTGGGCATCCGGGTCTCGGAGGAGACCGAGGTGATCGAGGGCGAGGTGTCCGAGATCGAGATTGACCGCTTCGCGAACCGCCAGGTCGACCCTTCGTCGTTCAGCTCAGCTCCCGTGACGGTGGGAAAGATGACGATCAAGACCACCGACATGGAGACGCTGTACGACATCGGCCACAAGCTCATCGAGGTGATGCGGCGCGAGAACATCACCGCCGGCGACGTCATCCAGATCGACAAGTCGTCCGGCACCGTGCGCAAGCTTGGCCGCACATTCTCTCGCTCTCGCGACTACGACGCCGTGGGCCCGAACGTGAAGTACGTGCCCTGCCCGTCGGGCGAGCTGCAGAAACGGCAAACCGTCACCCACACCGTGACGCTGCACGACATCGACGTGATAAACAGCCGCTCGCAGGGTTTCATGGCGCTCTTCGCTGGCGACACCGGGGAGATCGACAGCGAGGTTCGCAGTCAGATCGACGCCAAGATGCGCGAGTGGCAGGAGGACAACCGCGCCACGGTGATCCCCGGCGTGCTGTTCATTGACGAGGCGCACATGTTGGATCTGGAGTGCTTCACATTCCTGTCGCGACAGCTGGAGTCCGAGACGTGCCCGTTCGTGATCCTGGCGACCAACCGCGGCATCACCCACGTGCGCGGGACCAACTACAAATCGCCTCACGGCATCCCTCTGGATCTGCTCGACCGCCTGCTGATCATCCCCACGTTCCCCTTCCAGCCTGAAGACACTGAGAAGATCATATCGGAGCGCTCCGTCGAGGAGGACGTGGAGTTGGACGATGagtcgctgcagctgctctgCAAGATCGCAACGGAGACCTCGCTGCGCtacgcgctgcagctgatcaCTGCCGCTGACCTGATCCGTAGCCGTAGGCGCGGCGCCTCGGTGACTTCGTCCGACATTCGTCGTGCCTTCGGGCTGTTCGTGGACACGCGCCGCAGCATCAAGTACCTGATCGAGTACCGCAACGACTTCATGTTTTCGGAGATGCAGGACTCGGTCGCTGACGACCAGGCCGAGACCCCCTCCGAGATGCAGGTTGATAAGGAATCCGACGACGACGCATCCTGA
- a CDS encoding ubiquitin-conjugating enzyme E2, putative, whose product MALKRIHKVTILRSVTHGTQELADLTKDPPTNCSAGPVGDDMFHWQATIMGPHNSLYQNGVYFLNIHFPSDYPFKPPKGLWETEGLRVAFTTKVYHPNINNNGAICLDILKDQWSPALTISKVLLSISSLLTDPNPDDPLVPEIAQLYKQNRKLYESTVREWVQKYAT is encoded by the exons ATGGCGCTGAAACGTATTCACAAGGTAACGATCCTCAGATCGGTAACTCACGGGACGCAGGAACTTGCCGACCTGACCAAGGACCCACCAACCAACTGCAGCGCCGGTCCTGTGGGCGATGACATGTTCCATTGGCAAGCCACCATCATGGGCCCGCACAACAG CTTGTACCAAAACGGCGTGTACTTCCTCAACATTCACTTCCCAAGCGACTACCCCTTCAAGCCTCCGAAG GGGCTGTGGGAGACGGAGGGCCTGCGG GTGGCGTTCACTACGAAGGTATACCACCCCAACATTAACAACAATGGAGCAATATGCCTGGATATACTGAAGGACCAGTGGAGCCCAGCGCTGACCATATCAAAGGTCCTTCTGTCCATATCGTCGCTGCTGACGGATCCCAATCCAG ACGACCCCCTGGTGCCGGAAATCGCCCAGCTGTACAAGCAAAATCGCAAATTATACGAGTCCACTGTTAGGGAGTGGGTGCAAAAGTACGCCACCTAA